The Colwellia sp. M166 genome segment GAAAACCATGGGTTATTAGCAGCCAGCTTTTAGCCGCCAGTTATAAGCTAAGTGCGACAACTAAAAAGCCCGTCGGGCTATTAGAATTAAACAAATAAATGTGAAATATAATGCAAAAATTTGATCTGTTAATTGTTGGTGGCGGTATGGTGGGCTTAACGCTTGCCTTAGCGATCCGTCAGCAAAGTGAGCTAAGCGTTGCGATTGTTGACAACTCGCCGATAACTGAACTCACTGATGAGCCCGAAGTACGGGTGAGTGCTATTAATGCCGTCAGTGTGCAACTGTTTAACAACCTCAATGTTTGGCAAGATATAATCGCTCAACGCGCTCAGCCTTATCATGACATGCATATTTGGGATAAAGCCGGTTATGGTCAATTAGACTTTGCTTTAAAAGATGTTAACCACAAAACCGTAGGGCATGGCCCCGAACAATTAGGCTTTATTGTTGAAAACAAAGCAATTCGCAATGCGCTATGGCACAAAGCAACACAAGACAGTGGCATTGAGTTTTTTACTGAGCATAAACTACAGCAATTAAACCTCAGTGATAACGAAGTATTCGCCACCTTTGAAGTTAATCGCGAAACTGGCCAGCAAGCGATGCCGCTAGTGGCAAAATTAGTGGTTGGTGCTGACGGGGCAAATTCTTGGGTGCGCCAACAAATGAACGTACCGTTAACCTTTCGTGATTATGATCATCATGCCATTGTCGCGACCGTTAAATGCCAACAAGGCCATCAAAATACCGCTTGGCAAGTATTTCTAGCAACGGGACCCTTAGCATTATTGCCATTATACCAAGACGATTTATGCTCTATTGTTTGGTCAACAAGCCCTGAAGAAGCGACAAGATTAAGCACGTTATCAGCCGAAGATTTTGCCA includes the following:
- a CDS encoding UbiH/UbiF/VisC/COQ6 family ubiquinone biosynthesis hydroxylase, producing the protein MQKFDLLIVGGGMVGLTLALAIRQQSELSVAIVDNSPITELTDEPEVRVSAINAVSVQLFNNLNVWQDIIAQRAQPYHDMHIWDKAGYGQLDFALKDVNHKTVGHGPEQLGFIVENKAIRNALWHKATQDSGIEFFTEHKLQQLNLSDNEVFATFEVNRETGQQAMPLVAKLVVGADGANSWVRQQMNVPLTFRDYDHHAIVATVKCQQGHQNTAWQVFLATGPLALLPLYQDDLCSIVWSTSPEEATRLSTLSAEDFAKEITAASDGKLGAISLVSERFTYPLTMRFAQEFVKSRMVLVGDAAHTIHPLAGQGVNLGLLDAAALAQTLVEQVKLKSTQAQSNGNDHGWYSDKSLQQFARWRKSEAAEMIAAMEAIKQAFAPQQSAVKLIRGVGMSLLNKIKPAKALMINQALGFKGQLPELAKPRSQYLANKKTQ